In Microtus ochrogaster isolate Prairie Vole_2 unplaced genomic scaffold, MicOch1.0 UNK3, whole genome shotgun sequence, the following proteins share a genomic window:
- the Sec23b gene encoding protein transport protein Sec23B isoform X2, with protein sequence MPQFSTIEYVIQRGARSPLIFLYVVDTCLEEDDLQALKESLQMSLSLLPPDALVGLITFGRMVQVHELSCEGISKSYVFRGTKDLTAKQIQDMLGLTKSAMPMQQARPAQPQEQPFVSSRFLQPVHKIDMNLTDLLGELQRDPWPVTQGKRPLRSTGVALSIAVGLLEGTFPNTGARIMLFTGGPPTQGPGMVVGDELKTPIRSWHDIEKDNARFMKKATKHYEMLANQTAANGHCIDIYACALDQTGLLEMKCCPNLTGGYMVMGDSFNTSLFKQTFQRIFSKDFNGDFRMAFGATLEVKTSRELKIAGAIGPCVSLNVKGPCVSENELGVGGTSQWKICGLDPTSTLGIYFEVVNQHNAPIPQGGRGAIQFVTQYQHSSTQKRIRVTTIARNWADAQSQLRHIEAAFDQEAAAVLMARLGVFRAESEEGPDVLRWLDRQLIRLCQKFGQYNKEDPASFRLSDSFSLYPQFMFHLRRSPFLQVFNNSPDESSYYRHHFARQDLTQSLIMIQPILYSYSFHGPPEPVLLDSSSILADRILLMDTFFQIVIYLGETIAQWRKAGYQDMPEYENFKHLLQAPLDDAQEILQARFPMPRYINTEHGGSQARFLLSKVNPSQTHNNLYAWGQETGAPILTDDVSLQVFMDHLKKLAVSSAS encoded by the exons ATGCCTCAGTTTTCAACAATTGAGTACGTCATCCAG CGAGGTGCTCGATCCCCTCTGATCTTTCTCTATGTGGTTGACACATGTTTGGAGGAAGATGACCTTCAAGCACTCAAAGAGTCCCTGCAGATGTCCTTGAGTCTCCTTCCTCCCGATGCTCTGGTTGGTCTTATCACTTTTGGGAGGATGGTGCAGGTTCACGAGTTAAGCTGCGAAGGAATCTCCAAGAGTTACGTCTTCCGAGGGACCAAGGATTTAACTGCAAAACAGATACAG gaTATGCTGGGCCTGACCAAGTCAGCTATGCCCATGCAGCAAGCAAGGCCTGCTCAACCTCAGGAGCAGCCTTTTGTTTCCAGCAG ATTTCTGCAGCCCGTTCACAAGATTGATATGAACCTCACTGATCTTCTGGGGGAGCTGCAGAGGGACCCATGGCCAGTAACTCAGGGGAAGAGACCTTTGCGGTCCACTGGTGTTGCTTTGTCCATTGCTGTTGGATTGTTGGAG GGTACTTTTCCAAACACTGGAGCCAGGATCATGCTGTTCACTGGAGGCCCTCCCACCCAAGGGCCTGGCATGGTGGTTGGAGATGAATTGAAGACTCCTATTCGTTCCTGGCATGATATTGAGAAAGATAATGCACGGTTCATGAAAAAGGCGACCAAG CATTACGAGATGCTTGCTAATCAAACTGCTGCAAATGGTCACTGCATTGATATTTATGCTTGTGCTCTTGATCAAACTGGACTTCTGGAGATGAAATGCTGTCCAAATCTTACAGG AGGCTACATGGTGATGGGAGATTCTTTCAATACTTCTCTTTTCAAGCAGACATTCCAAAGAATTTTTAGTAAAGACTTCAATGGAGATTTCAGAATGGCATTTGGTGCTACACTGGAAGTAAAG ACTTCTCGGGAGCTGAAGATTGCAGGAGCTATTGGTCCATGCGTGTCTCTGAATGTGAAAGGACCATGTGTGTCAGAAAAT GAGCTTGGTGTTGGTGGCACAAGTCAGTGGAAAATCTGTGGCCTGGATCCCACGTCTACTCTTGGCATCTACTTTGAAGTTGTCAATCAG CACAATGCCCCGATTCCCCAGGGAGGCCGAGGTGCCATCCAGTTTGTCACTCAGTATCagcattccagcactcagaagcgcATCCGAGTGACCACCATTGCCCGCAA TTGGGCAGATGCTCAGAGTCAGCTGAGGCACATAGAAGCAGCGTTTGACCAGGAGGCTGCAGCGGTCTTGATGGCACGGCTTGGAGTGTTccgggcagagtcagaggagggaCCTGATGTGCTCCGGTGGCTGGATCGGCAACTCATCCGACTG TGTCAGAAGTTTGGGCAGTATAACAAAGAAGACCCTGCGTCTTTCAGATTGTCAGACTCCTTTTCTCTGTATCCTCAG TTCATGTTCCACCTGAGAAGATCTCCATTTCTTCAAGTGTTCAACAACAGCCCCGACGAGTCGTCCTATTACAGACACCACTTTGCCAGGCAGGATCTGACCCAGTCCCTCATCATGATCCAGCCCATTCTCTATTCCTACTCCTTCCATGGACCCCCGGAG CCTGTGCTCCTGGACAGCAGCAGCATTCTCGCTGACCGAATTCTGCTGATGGATACTTTCTTCCAAATTGTCATTTATCTTGGTGAG ACCATAGCCCAGTGGCGAAAAGCTGGATACCAGGACATGCCTGAGTATGAAAACTTCAAGCACCTTCTGCAGGCACCACTGGATGATGCCCAAGAAATTCTGCAAGCACGCTTCCCAATGCCACGTTATATCAACACAGAACATGGTGGCAGTCAG gcacgATTCCTGTTGTCTAAAGTTAATCCATCTCAGACACACAATAACTTGTATGCTTGGGGACAG GAGACTGGAGCACCCATCCTGACGGACGATGTCAGCCTGCAGGTGTTCATGGATCACTTGAAGAAGCTGGCTGTGTCCAGTGCCTCTTAA
- the Sec23b gene encoding protein transport protein Sec23B isoform X1 yields MATYLEFIQQNEERDGVRFSWNVWPSSRLEATRMVVPLACLLTPLKERPDLPPVQYDPVLCSRPTCKAILNPLCQVDFRAKLWACNFCFQRNQFPPAYTGISEVNQPAELMPQFSTIEYVIQRGARSPLIFLYVVDTCLEEDDLQALKESLQMSLSLLPPDALVGLITFGRMVQVHELSCEGISKSYVFRGTKDLTAKQIQDMLGLTKSAMPMQQARPAQPQEQPFVSSRFLQPVHKIDMNLTDLLGELQRDPWPVTQGKRPLRSTGVALSIAVGLLEGTFPNTGARIMLFTGGPPTQGPGMVVGDELKTPIRSWHDIEKDNARFMKKATKHYEMLANQTAANGHCIDIYACALDQTGLLEMKCCPNLTGGYMVMGDSFNTSLFKQTFQRIFSKDFNGDFRMAFGATLEVKTSRELKIAGAIGPCVSLNVKGPCVSENELGVGGTSQWKICGLDPTSTLGIYFEVVNQHNAPIPQGGRGAIQFVTQYQHSSTQKRIRVTTIARNWADAQSQLRHIEAAFDQEAAAVLMARLGVFRAESEEGPDVLRWLDRQLIRLCQKFGQYNKEDPASFRLSDSFSLYPQFMFHLRRSPFLQVFNNSPDESSYYRHHFARQDLTQSLIMIQPILYSYSFHGPPEPVLLDSSSILADRILLMDTFFQIVIYLGETIAQWRKAGYQDMPEYENFKHLLQAPLDDAQEILQARFPMPRYINTEHGGSQARFLLSKVNPSQTHNNLYAWGQETGAPILTDDVSLQVFMDHLKKLAVSSAS; encoded by the exons TCAAGTTGATTTTCGAGCAAAACTTTGGGCTTgcaatttctgttttcaaagaaatcag TTCCCTCCAGCATATACAGGTATATCTGAGGTGAACCAGCCTGCTGAATTGATGCCTCAGTTTTCAACAATTGAGTACGTCATCCAG CGAGGTGCTCGATCCCCTCTGATCTTTCTCTATGTGGTTGACACATGTTTGGAGGAAGATGACCTTCAAGCACTCAAAGAGTCCCTGCAGATGTCCTTGAGTCTCCTTCCTCCCGATGCTCTGGTTGGTCTTATCACTTTTGGGAGGATGGTGCAGGTTCACGAGTTAAGCTGCGAAGGAATCTCCAAGAGTTACGTCTTCCGAGGGACCAAGGATTTAACTGCAAAACAGATACAG gaTATGCTGGGCCTGACCAAGTCAGCTATGCCCATGCAGCAAGCAAGGCCTGCTCAACCTCAGGAGCAGCCTTTTGTTTCCAGCAG ATTTCTGCAGCCCGTTCACAAGATTGATATGAACCTCACTGATCTTCTGGGGGAGCTGCAGAGGGACCCATGGCCAGTAACTCAGGGGAAGAGACCTTTGCGGTCCACTGGTGTTGCTTTGTCCATTGCTGTTGGATTGTTGGAG GGTACTTTTCCAAACACTGGAGCCAGGATCATGCTGTTCACTGGAGGCCCTCCCACCCAAGGGCCTGGCATGGTGGTTGGAGATGAATTGAAGACTCCTATTCGTTCCTGGCATGATATTGAGAAAGATAATGCACGGTTCATGAAAAAGGCGACCAAG CATTACGAGATGCTTGCTAATCAAACTGCTGCAAATGGTCACTGCATTGATATTTATGCTTGTGCTCTTGATCAAACTGGACTTCTGGAGATGAAATGCTGTCCAAATCTTACAGG AGGCTACATGGTGATGGGAGATTCTTTCAATACTTCTCTTTTCAAGCAGACATTCCAAAGAATTTTTAGTAAAGACTTCAATGGAGATTTCAGAATGGCATTTGGTGCTACACTGGAAGTAAAG ACTTCTCGGGAGCTGAAGATTGCAGGAGCTATTGGTCCATGCGTGTCTCTGAATGTGAAAGGACCATGTGTGTCAGAAAAT GAGCTTGGTGTTGGTGGCACAAGTCAGTGGAAAATCTGTGGCCTGGATCCCACGTCTACTCTTGGCATCTACTTTGAAGTTGTCAATCAG CACAATGCCCCGATTCCCCAGGGAGGCCGAGGTGCCATCCAGTTTGTCACTCAGTATCagcattccagcactcagaagcgcATCCGAGTGACCACCATTGCCCGCAA TTGGGCAGATGCTCAGAGTCAGCTGAGGCACATAGAAGCAGCGTTTGACCAGGAGGCTGCAGCGGTCTTGATGGCACGGCTTGGAGTGTTccgggcagagtcagaggagggaCCTGATGTGCTCCGGTGGCTGGATCGGCAACTCATCCGACTG TGTCAGAAGTTTGGGCAGTATAACAAAGAAGACCCTGCGTCTTTCAGATTGTCAGACTCCTTTTCTCTGTATCCTCAG TTCATGTTCCACCTGAGAAGATCTCCATTTCTTCAAGTGTTCAACAACAGCCCCGACGAGTCGTCCTATTACAGACACCACTTTGCCAGGCAGGATCTGACCCAGTCCCTCATCATGATCCAGCCCATTCTCTATTCCTACTCCTTCCATGGACCCCCGGAG CCTGTGCTCCTGGACAGCAGCAGCATTCTCGCTGACCGAATTCTGCTGATGGATACTTTCTTCCAAATTGTCATTTATCTTGGTGAG ACCATAGCCCAGTGGCGAAAAGCTGGATACCAGGACATGCCTGAGTATGAAAACTTCAAGCACCTTCTGCAGGCACCACTGGATGATGCCCAAGAAATTCTGCAAGCACGCTTCCCAATGCCACGTTATATCAACACAGAACATGGTGGCAGTCAG gcacgATTCCTGTTGTCTAAAGTTAATCCATCTCAGACACACAATAACTTGTATGCTTGGGGACAG GAGACTGGAGCACCCATCCTGACGGACGATGTCAGCCTGCAGGTGTTCATGGATCACTTGAAGAAGCTGGCTGTGTCCAGTGCCTCTTAA